The Fulvitalea axinellae genomic interval ACGATAAAGTAAAGCCACATCCAAGCGGTTATAAGGAACGGTCTCCCCTCCTCCGAATTTCTGCGAAACCCGAAGGCCGGAACCGTAAACATAATTGGCTGAAAAATAGAATGGTCTAAAATCAAATACAGCCGCTGTTTTTAATTCGTGTAATTGATTATGTGGCGCATAATGATATTCGTTTCTAAATTCCGGATATCGTTCTTCTACTTTACTCAATGTATAAGCTACCCAAAAATCATGTTTCGAAATCTTTTTCTGAATATAGAAATCGATACCATATGCACGGCTAATGGCTTCGGCGTCAAAATGCCTTTTGTCTTCTGGAATGAAATAAGTTCGTTTCAGCCCGTCCGTCATTTTATAAAACCCCTCGGCACTAACGCTAAAGCCTTCTTGCCTATATGATAGACCCAAAGTATAATGCTCGCTACGCAAAACGGGATTATCAAGAATACCGTTCAGTTGCCAAGCGTAAAAAAAGTTCCGGAAATCATCGGCAAAAGCCACTTCTGAGATATATTGGCTATATATTCCCCATGAGGCGTTAACCCGCCAACTTAATTCCGGCTCCCAATACCCCGCTATTCGAGGCGACAAATATGCCTTTTTGGTATATGCCAAATAATCCCATTTTAAGCCAGGGCTTATTCCTATTTTCTCCCCGATTTTAATATCGTCTTTTATATAATAACTAAATCTAGATCCATTATTTTCCCGGCTTTCAGGTGTAGCGTCAGAGGCGTCGGCTACAAAGCTCGCAGTATTTCGAATAGCCTTTATTCCCGCAGTTAATCCGTGTCTCCCTAATACTGGCAACCTATGTTCCGCATAAATTGAAAACTCCTCAATTCCATTTTCTCTGACCGCTTCAAAAAACTTTAGAGCAGCATTTCTCGGGTTTTCTCGAATCTTATCGACAGCGTTTGTATTCAAACCCGAATAAGCAAAACCAACTTCACTCACACCGGCCCTGTGCCAATTCCGTACATAATTTCCCCCTATACCAAAACCTTTTTTATCCGTAAGATTCTCTCTTGATTCATTTCCTCTCCTTATCGGCCTTATGACCATGCTCTCGACCTTATCCTGATTCGCCAAAAGGCTAACGAAAAAATTGTCGCCATTATCCATTCGTCCTGAGAACTTCAAGTTCATATCCCGGAAATTAAAATCGGGTGTAAAGAAATCGCGATTGTCATCCGCCTCTTCCGCAAAAAGCTCATTCCAATCCACTATGTTATAATACGATTGTCTAAGAGCGAGTTGCAGAGCGTATTTTTCCGCAAAAGGGATATTCACCGACGCACTTACAGTTTGGCTATTGACGTTGGCCTGCGCACGGAACCGTTTGGCGTTTCCCATTTTACCCGACATCCGGATTACGCCTCCTACCCTATCCCCTTTATGCGGTTCATAACCCGCTTTTAATACCTCTACATCCTGGATCATCAACGGGTTTACGATACCTATTTCGTTACTGTGACTCGCCGCGCTGAAAAGCGGAATACCGTCAAAACTCAAAAGCGTATGACCGCGGTACCCGCCCCATACGCTATAGTCTGCGCTTTGTTCGGAAGCCGCGAGGATCCCTGGCTGTAATCGTAATAAATTGAAAAGCGTATTACTATTATTTCCTGGCAAGAAAGACGCTACTTGATGGTTCAATTTTATCAAAGCGGGTTTAGCACCTATATGAGCTTCGGCCAATTTTAAATCCGGTAATACTACAATTTCTTCCAACCCGATTAATGATGGCGTAAGCTCTATTTTCCGTTTGGTACCAGCCAATAAAAGCGTATCCAACATATAGTATCCCAAATAAGAGATCTCTAATCGTTCGCTTTCCGTTTCCGTCTTAAAAGAATAATGCCCGTTAACGTCAGTGGAATAGCCTTTTTCGCCTACACGTATACTCGAATAAGGCAACGGTTCACCGCTAATGCCATCCGTTACTTGGCCCGAAAAATAATAAGCTTTTCGGACAACCGTATCTTGTTTTATTTCCTCTGATTCTATTGTAGTTTCCAGCGGTTTTGCGAATAAAACAAAAACACTGTCGATTAAACGGTAGTCAAGCTGGCTTCCTTTTAACATAGATTGCACCGCGATTTCCGGGGAGGAATACGTGGCCGAATCGGAAACCAAATGTTTGGAAATCAACCGGTAATCATAGGAGCTTTGAACACCGTAGCGTTCATGAAAACTGTTCAGTATCCGACTCAATGGCTCCTTGTTTGCCTTTATGCTAACGCGTTGTGCTAAAGTGTTTTGTGAGATAAAAAACAAAGGCCATAAAACAAGAAAAACCTTAAACCCGGCAGGGCCTAAAGTCAGATGTAATCCGCTATGGATTCTTGAGAAAATAAACAAGCCGCATTGGCGCATAAGCGATTTTTCGTAAATGCGACAAGAAGTCCGGACACAGGCTACTGACCGTACCCGGACCAATCAGTAAACCTTATATCCATCCCTTGTCTTTTCGTATTTCAAATTCAAACTCAAACAAATCTTATCTAATACCTTTTCTACGGATTTGTCTTTACTAAAATAGCCTTCGTATAATAATTCCGATGATGTTTTTGAATTTATTTTTATCTGAACATCAAATTGGCGTTCGATTTCGGTTAACACAATATCTAATTTCCTTGATTTGAATACGAATTTGTTTTCTTTCCAACTTAAAGTTTCAGTAGCCGAGGCTTTCGAAATATGTCCGCGCAGGGTTTTATTATCCACTACAGCCAACTCGCCAGGGTTAATCACCATTCGTACATCCGATGAATTATTGGAAACCCGTACTTTTCCCGTTTTACAGAAAACTTTATATTCTTCACCCCGAGCGTAAATATTAAAACTGGTTCCCAAAATCTGCGTAACGCCTTTCTCGGACTCAATTCTAAAGTTTTTTCCTTTGGCTACATCAAAAAATGCCTCGCCTGCAAGATCTACTTTCCGGGAAATATTCCACCAATACGGATGATAAGCGATTTCGGTATCGGCGTTAAGCTCCACGCCGGATCCGTCCGGAAGTGTGTGCGTAAGGTGCTGGCCTTTTTTGGAATATACAGTAACCGTATAAAACCTGGCGAACAAACCGAAACCCAATAATAGTAACGCGCAGGCGGCCGCGGAATATTGAAGCCAAGACATCCGAACTACTTTCGCCTCTTTCTTGATTTTGGGAGTTTTATCGGCCACGGGCCCTTCCGCAGGCTTGTCCACGGTACGGGCGGCGATGCTCTCCCAAAGCTCATCCTCGCTCTGGTCAAAAGGGCTATCCAGCTCCTTAAAGAAATCTATATGCTCGTCGTTACGTTCCATGATTGATTGTCTTTCAGTTTTTTCAACGCCAGTCCCATTCTTTTTTCCACGGCTTTAACGCTGATTTCCAAGCATTCCGCTATGTCGCCGTACTTCATTCCGTCTTTTCGGCTCATCAGAAAAACCGTTCTTTCGTTTTCTGATAATCCAGCCAACGCCCTTTCACATTTTCTAAGCATCGCCTCTTTCTCTCCGTCGCCTTCCGAATTGTGTTTTAGCTTAAAAACCAATTCTTCGGTATAAGCGGCCTCTGTTTTTTCTTTCCTCACTCTATCAAGAAAAAGCTGGTTGGCGATTTTGTACAGTAAGGATTTCGTCTTCTCAGCGTCATATTCAAACTGTTTTTCCCATACCCGCACAAAGGTTTCTTGCGTAATGTCATCGGCCACGGCCGTGCTTCCAGACCGATAGTACAAATAATTCCGGACGGCCCGGGCGTGTGTTTGGTAACTGTATTTAAATTCCTCCCTTGTCAATGGCTGTTTTTTTATTGAGTAAAGGGCGATGAATATTTTAGGCTGTTTTCCGGACTTTATCCTACTCCAAAATTCCCTCTAAAACATATTTTTCAATCACCCCGGCAAATCACTCAAATCCAATAAACCGGATGCGGATGAAAGGTAGTAAAGATTACCGAAAAGTACCGTACCCGCACCCGGTGTATTGAATTATAAATACCGGATATAAGCGTTCAAATATTGGTTGTCCCACCCAAGTTTCTTTGCGCTTATACCCGGTTTGGAGTTAACGCTTCTTCTTACCCTTCTTTCCTTTTTTCGGACGATACTCTTCTCGCAAAGCCTTCATCTCTTCTTCATTATTTATCGTCTTTTCGCTTCCGTCTTTCAGTTTTACGGTTACCGGAAACTGTAAAGCGCCCTTCTCCTTTACCTCGGGATTCGCCTTGTGCCAATCACGAAGCTGTGACCAACCGTCTTCGTCGTTTATTGTGATTACAGAATTGTCAGGCATAGTGAACGATACCGGCAATACGAATTCGAAAGGCTTGTCTTTTTTCTCTTTTCCATATTCCTCCCGCAAAGCCTTCATTTCCTCTTCGTTATTCACGGTTTTTTGCGTTCCGTCTTTTGTGATTACCACTGTCACGGGATATTGCAATTCCGCTTTACCCTCGGCGTCAGGGTTTGCCTTGTGCCATTCGCGGATCTGAGACCAACCTTCCTCATCCTCAATTGTGATTACGGAATTGTCAGGCATTGTAAATGACACTGGCAACACGAATCGGAAAGGTTTTTTCTTTCTGTGCTTATCAAATTCCTGACGCAAAGCTTTCATCTCCTCCTCATTATTGATCGTTCTCTCGCTTCCGTCTTTCTTGATAATTACCGTAACAGGGAATTGCAAAGCTGGCTTTCCTTCAGCATCAGGATTTTCGTCACGCCA includes:
- a CDS encoding TonB-dependent receptor translates to MSRILNSFHERYGVQSSYDYRLISKHLVSDSATYSSPEIAVQSMLKGSQLDYRLIDSVFVLFAKPLETTIESEEIKQDTVVRKAYYFSGQVTDGISGEPLPYSSIRVGEKGYSTDVNGHYSFKTETESERLEISYLGYYMLDTLLLAGTKRKIELTPSLIGLEEIVVLPDLKLAEAHIGAKPALIKLNHQVASFLPGNNSNTLFNLLRLQPGILAASEQSADYSVWGGYRGHTLLSFDGIPLFSAASHSNEIGIVNPLMIQDVEVLKAGYEPHKGDRVGGVIRMSGKMGNAKRFRAQANVNSQTVSASVNIPFAEKYALQLALRQSYYNIVDWNELFAEEADDNRDFFTPDFNFRDMNLKFSGRMDNGDNFFVSLLANQDKVESMVIRPIRRGNESRENLTDKKGFGIGGNYVRNWHRAGVSEVGFAYSGLNTNAVDKIRENPRNAALKFFEAVRENGIEEFSIYAEHRLPVLGRHGLTAGIKAIRNTASFVADASDATPESRENNGSRFSYYIKDDIKIGEKIGISPGLKWDYLAYTKKAYLSPRIAGYWEPELSWRVNASWGIYSQYISEVAFADDFRNFFYAWQLNGILDNPVLRSEHYTLGLSYRQEGFSVSAEGFYKMTDGLKRTYFIPEDKRHFDAEAISRAYGIDFYIQKKISKHDFWVAYTLSKVEERYPEFRNEYHYAPHNQLHELKTAAVFDFRPFYFSANYVYGSGLRVSQKFGGGETVPYNRLDVALLYRFGMEKLDIEAGASVLNLTNADNVANSNVSNLPSGRAVYLRGVPFTPGLFVKVGI
- a CDS encoding FecR family protein produces the protein MERNDEHIDFFKELDSPFDQSEDELWESIAARTVDKPAEGPVADKTPKIKKEAKVVRMSWLQYSAAACALLLLGFGLFARFYTVTVYSKKGQHLTHTLPDGSGVELNADTEIAYHPYWWNISRKVDLAGEAFFDVAKGKNFRIESEKGVTQILGTSFNIYARGEEYKVFCKTGKVRVSNNSSDVRMVINPGELAVVDNKTLRGHISKASATETLSWKENKFVFKSRKLDIVLTEIERQFDVQIKINSKTSSELLYEGYFSKDKSVEKVLDKICLSLNLKYEKTRDGYKVY
- a CDS encoding RNA polymerase sigma factor; the encoded protein is MTREEFKYSYQTHARAVRNYLYYRSGSTAVADDITQETFVRVWEKQFEYDAEKTKSLLYKIANQLFLDRVRKEKTEAAYTEELVFKLKHNSEGDGEKEAMLRKCERALAGLSENERTVFLMSRKDGMKYGDIAECLEISVKAVEKRMGLALKKLKDNQSWNVTTSI